In the genome of Capra hircus breed San Clemente chromosome 5, ASM170441v1, whole genome shotgun sequence, one region contains:
- the TNS2 gene encoding tensin-2 isoform X6 gives MKSSGPVERLLRALGRRDSSRATSRPRKAEPHSFREKVFRKKPPVCAVCKAAIDGTGVSCRVCKVATHRKCEAKVTSSCQALPPVELRRNTAPVRRIEHLGSTKSLNHSKQRSTLPRSFSLDPLMERRWDLDLTYVTERILAASFPARPDEQRHRGHLRELAHVLQSKHRDKYLLFNLSEKRHDLTRLNPKVQDFGWPELHAPPLDKLCSICKAMETWLSADPQHVVVLYCKGSKGKLGVIVSAYMHYSKISAGADQALATLTMRKFCEDKVAAELQPSQRRYITYFSGLLSGAIRMNSSPLFLHYVLVPVLPAFEPGAGFQPFLKIYQSMQLVYTSGVYHVAGPGPQQLCISLEPALLLKGDVMVTCYHKGSRGTDRTLVFRVQFHTCTIHGPRLIFSKDQLDEAWADERFPFQASVEFVFSSSPEKIKGSTPRNEPSVSVDYNTAEPAVRWDSYENFNLHHEDSADDSVTHTRGPLDGSPYAQVQRAPRQTPPAPSPEPPPPPLLSVSSDSGHSSTLTTEPAAESPGRPPPTAAERQELERLLGGCGVASGGRGAGRETAILDDEDQPAAGGGPHLGIYSGHRPGLSRHCSCRQGYREPCGVPNGGYYRPEGTLERRRLAFGAYEGAPQGYAEPSVEKRRLCRSLSEGPYPYPPELGKPANGDFGYRPPGYREVVILEDPGLPTLCSCPTCEEKLALPTAALYGLRLEREAGEGWASEAGKPLLHPVRPGHPLPLLVPACGHHHTPLPDYSCLKPPKAGEEGHEGCSYALCPEGRYGHPGYPALVTYGYGGAVPSCCPAYGRVPHSCGSPGEGRGYPSPRAHSPRAGSISPGSPPYPQSRKLSYEIPAEEGGDRYPLPGHLAPAGPLASPESPEPVSWREGPSGHSTLPRSPRDAQCSTASELSGPSTPLHTSSPVQGKESTRRQNTRSPTLAPTQRLSPAEALPPVSQGGADKAPELPAGSGPEPPAPGAFSPASPPSSPNDWPQERSPGGRLDSTSPRGPVPNTLPGLRHAPWQGLRDPPDSPDGSPLTPVPTQMPWLVASPEPPQSSPTPAFPLAASYDINGPPQPPLPEKRHLLGPGQQPGPWGPEQASPPARGASHHVTFAPLLPDNAPQPPEPPMQESQSNVKFVQDTSKFWYKPHLSRDQAITLLKDKDPGAFLIRDSHSFQGAYGLALKVATPPPSAQSWKGDPSEQLVRHFLIETGPKGVKIKGCPSEPYFGSLSALVSQHSISPLSLPCCLRIPSKDPLEEVPEAPVPSNMSTAADLLRQGAACSVLYLTSVETESLTGPQAVARASSAALSCSPRPAPAVVHFKVSAQGITLTDNQRKLFFRRHYPVNSITFSSTDPQDRRWTNSDGTTSKIFGFVAKKPGSPWENVCHLFAELDPDQPAGAIVTFITKVLLGQRK, from the exons ATGAAGTCCAGCGGCCCTGTGGAGAGGCTGCTCAGAGCCCTGGGGAGGAGGGACAGCAGCCGGGCCACCAGCAGG CCTAGGAAAGCTGAGCCACATAGCTTCCGGGAAAAGGTCTTCCGGAAGAAACCACCAGTGTGTGCCGTGTGTAAGGCGGCCATCGATGGGACGGGCGTCTCATGCAGAG TCTGCAAGGTGGCAACACACAGAAAATGTGAAGCAAAG GTGACTTCGTCCTGTCAGGCTTTGCCTCCCGTGGAGCTG CGGAGAAACACCGCCCCTGTGAGGCGCATAGAGCACCTG GGATCCACCAAGTCTCTGAACCACTCAAAGCAGCGCAGCACTCTGCCCAG gagcTTCAGCCTGGACCCGCTCATGGAGCGCCGCTGGGACTTGGACCTCACCTACGTGACGGAGCGGATCCTGGCCGCCTCTTTCCCCGCGCGGCCCGACGAGCAGCGACACCGGGGCCACCTGCGCGAGCTGGCTCACGTGCTGCAATCCAAGCACCGTGACAAGTACCTG CTCTTCAACCTTTCAGAGAAAAGACATGACCTGACCCGCCTAAACCCGAAG GTCCAGGACTTTGGCTGGCCTGAGCTGCACGCACCCCCCCTAGACAAGCTGTGCTCCATTTGCAAAGCCATGGAGACCTGGCTCAGCGCTGACCCGCAGCACGTGGTCGTATTGTACTGCAAG GGGAGCAAGGGCAAGCTCGGTGTCATCGTCTCTGCCTACATGCACTACAGCAAGATCTCTGCAGG ggcagaccAGGCACTGGCGACCCTTACCATGCGGAAGTTTTGTGAAGACAAGGTTGCCGCAGAATTGCAGCCCTCCCAGCGCCG GTACATCACCTACTTCAGCGGTCTGCTGTCCGGGGCCATCCGCATGAACAGCAGCCCTCTCTTCCTGCACTATGTGCTGGTGCCCGTGCTGCCAGCCTTTGAACCTGGTGCAG GTTTCCAGCCCTTCCTCAAGATCTACCAATCCATGCAACTTGTCTACACATCAGGAGTCTA TCATGTTGCAGGCCCTGGTCCCCAGCAGCTTTGTATCAGCCTGGAGCCAGCCCTCCTCCTCAAAGGCGATGTCATG gtaaCATGCTATCACAAGGGTAGCCGAGGGACTGACCGGACCCTCGTATTCCGAGTCCAGTTCCACACATGCACCATCCATGGACCACGGCTCATCTTCTCCAAGGACCAGTTGGATGAGGCCTGGGCCG ACGAGAGGTTCCCCTTCCAAGCCTCGGTGGAGTTCGTcttctcctccagcccagagAAGATCAAAG GTAGCACCCCACGGAATGAGCCCTCCGTCTCTGTCGACTACAACACTGCAGAGCCCGCAGTGCGCTGGGACTCCTACGAGAACTTCAACCTGCACCATGAGGACAGTGCGGACG ACTCTGTCACCCACACCCGGGGGCCCCTGGATGGCAGTCCTTATGCCCAGGTGCAGCGAGCCCCCCGCCAGACCCCACCGGCTCCGTCTCCggagccacccccacccccgctgctTTCTGTCAGCAGCGATTCTGGCCATTCCTCCACACTGACCACGGAGCCGGCCGCCGAGTCCCCTGGCCGGCCACCTCCGACGGCTGCCGAGCGGCAGGAGCTCGAGCGCCTGCTGGGAGGCTGTGGAGTGGCCAGTGGGGGCCGGGGAGCTGGGCGCGAGACGGCCATCCTTGATGATGAAGACCAGCCCGCTGCGGGCGGAGGCCCCCACCTCGGAATATATTCGGGACACAGGCCTGGCCTCAGCCGCCACTGCTCCTGCCGCCAGGGCTACCGGGAACCCTGCGGGGTCCCCAATGGAGGCTACTACCGGCCAGAGGGGACCCTGGAGAGGCGGCGGCTGGCTTTCGGAGCCTATGAGGGGGCCCCTCAGGGCTATGCTGAGCCCTCCGTGGAGAAGAGGCGCCTCTGCCGCTCGCTGTCTGAGGGGCCGTACCCCTACCCGCCTGAGCTGGGGAAACCCGCCAATGGAGACTTTGGCTACCGCCCCCCAGGCTACCGGGAGGTGGTGATCCTGGAAGACCCAGGGCTGCCTACGCTGTGCTCGTGCCCCACCTGTGAGGAGAAGCTAGCACTGCCCACGGCAGCCCTCTATGGGCTGCGGCTggagagggaggctggagagggcTGGGCGAGTGAGGCTGGTAAGCCCCTCCTGCACCCGGTGCGACCCGGGCACCCGCTGCCCCTGCTGGTGCCTGCCTGCGGGCACCACCATACCCCGCTGCCTGACTACAGCTGCTTGAAGCCACCGAAGGCAGGCGAGGAAGGGCATGAGGGCTGCTCCTATGCCTTGTGCCCCGAGGGCAGGTATGGGCACCCAGGGTACCCTGCCCTGGTGACGTATGGCTATGGAGGCGCGGTTCCCAGTTGCTGCCCAGCATACGGCCGGGTGCCGCACAGCTGTGGGTCTCCAGGTGAGGGCAGAGGGTATCCCAGCCCTCGTGCCCACTCCCCCCGGGCTGGCTCCATCTCCCCTGGCAGCCCGCCCTACCCCCAGTCCAGGAAGCTGAGCTACGAGATCCCTGCAGAGGAAGGAGGGGACCGGTATCCGCTGCCTGGGCACCTGGCCCCAGCAGGACCCTTGGCATCTCCAG aGTCGCCGGAGCCTGTGTCCTGGAGAGAGGGTCCCAGCGGGCACAGCACCCTGCCCCGGTCCCCGCGAGATGCCCAGTGCAGCACCGCTTCCGAGCTGTCTGGTCCTTCCACACCGCTGCACACCAGCAGCCCCGTCCAGGGCAAGGAGAG CACCCGACGGCAGAACACCCGGTCCCCCACCTTGGCGCCCACTCAGAGACTGAGTCCCGCGGAGGCCTTGCCGCCTGTTTCCCAGGGAGGCGCTGATAAGGCTCCAGAGCTGCCTGCAGGAAGTGGGCCTGAGCCTCCAGCCCCTGGTGCCTtctccccagcctccccacccaGCTCTCCCAACGACTGGCCTCAGGAGAGGAGCCCGGGGGGCCGCTTGGACAGCACCAGTCCAAGGGGGCCTGTACCCAACACCCTGCCCGGCCTCCGTCACGCCCCCTGGCAGGGCCTGCGAGACCCCCCGGACAGCCCAGACGGGTCCCCCCTCACCCCTGTGCCTACTCAGATGCCCTGGCTTGTGGCCAGCCCAGAACCCCCTCAGAGCTCGCCCACACCTGCCTTTCCTCTGGCTGCATCTTACGACATCAAcggccccccccaacccccccttCCTGAGAAACGCCATCTGCTGGGGCCTGGGCAGCAGCCGGGACCCTGGGGCCCGGAGCAGGCATCACCACCAGCCAGAGGCGCTAGTCACCATGTCACTTTTGCACCTCTGCTCCCGGATAatgccccccaacccccag AGCCCCCGATGCAAGAGAGCCAGAGCAATGTCAAGTTTGTCCAGGACACATCCAAGTTCTGGTACAAGCCACACCTGTCCCGTGACCAAG CCATCACCCTGCTGAAGGACAAAGACCCTGGGGCCTTCCTGATCAGGGACAGTCATTCATTCCAAGGAGCCTATGGGCTGGCTCTCAAGGTGGCCACGCCCCCTCCCAGCGCCCAGTCCTGGAAAG GGGACCCCTCGGAACAGCTGGTCCGCCATTTTCTCATTGAGACTGGGCCCAAAGGGGTGAAGATCAAGGGCTGTCCCAGCGAGCCCTACTTTG GCAGCCTGTCAGCCCTGGTCTCCCAGCACTCCATCTCCCCGCTGTCCCTGCCCTGCTGCCTGCGCATTCCCAGCAAAG atcctctggaggaggtccCAGAGGCCCCAGTGCCCAGCAACATGAGTACAGCGGCAGACCTCCTGCGTCAAGGCGCCG CCTGCAGCGTGCTCTACCTGACCTCAGTGGAGACGGAGTCGCTGACGGGCCCCCAAGCAGTGGCACGGGCCAGCTCTGCAGCTCTGAGCTGCAGCCCCCGCCCCGCGCCAGCCGTTGTCCACTTCAAGGTCTCAGCCCAGGGCATCACACTCACAGACAACCAAAGGAA gctcttctttcgCCGCCATTATCCAGTGAACAGCATCACCTTCTCCAGCACTGACCCTCAGGACCGGAG ATGGACCAACTCCGACGGGACCACCTCCAA GATCTTTGGTTTCGTGGCCAAGAAGCCGGGAAGCCCTTGGGAGAATGTGTGCCACCTCTTCGCAGAGCTTGACCCGGATCAGCCTGCAGGCGCCATTGTCACCTTCATCACCAAAGTTTTACTGGGCCAGAGGAAATGA
- the TNS2 gene encoding tensin-2 isoform X2, with amino-acid sequence MLGGDRTHTFAHSFKQLDCSTGLLWGAVIQDLGLRTPRLLTPNIFWKITVTPPPFQCPSPPPSLNSWDRKLAVFPGGRQEARRGGWSMCWEGGLLSSPPALGQLLRKKSGAGGAMKPRKAEPHSFREKVFRKKPPVCAVCKAAIDGTGVSCRVCKVATHRKCEAKVTSSCQALPPVELRRNTAPVRRIEHLGSTKSLNHSKQRSTLPRSFSLDPLMERRWDLDLTYVTERILAASFPARPDEQRHRGHLRELAHVLQSKHRDKYLLFNLSEKRHDLTRLNPKVQDFGWPELHAPPLDKLCSICKAMETWLSADPQHVVVLYCKGSKGKLGVIVSAYMHYSKISAGADQALATLTMRKFCEDKVAAELQPSQRRYITYFSGLLSGAIRMNSSPLFLHYVLVPVLPAFEPGAGFQPFLKIYQSMQLVYTSGVYHVAGPGPQQLCISLEPALLLKGDVMVTCYHKGSRGTDRTLVFRVQFHTCTIHGPRLIFSKDQLDEAWADERFPFQASVEFVFSSSPEKIKGSTPRNEPSVSVDYNTAEPAVRWDSYENFNLHHEDSADDSVTHTRGPLDGSPYAQVQRAPRQTPPAPSPEPPPPPLLSVSSDSGHSSTLTTEPAAESPGRPPPTAAERQELERLLGGCGVASGGRGAGRETAILDDEDQPAAGGGPHLGIYSGHRPGLSRHCSCRQGYREPCGVPNGGYYRPEGTLERRRLAFGAYEGAPQGYAEPSVEKRRLCRSLSEGPYPYPPELGKPANGDFGYRPPGYREVVILEDPGLPTLCSCPTCEEKLALPTAALYGLRLEREAGEGWASEAGKPLLHPVRPGHPLPLLVPACGHHHTPLPDYSCLKPPKAGEEGHEGCSYALCPEGRYGHPGYPALVTYGYGGAVPSCCPAYGRVPHSCGSPGEGRGYPSPRAHSPRAGSISPGSPPYPQSRKLSYEIPAEEGGDRYPLPGHLAPAGPLASPESPEPVSWREGPSGHSTLPRSPRDAQCSTASELSGPSTPLHTSSPVQGKESTRRQNTRSPTLAPTQRLSPAEALPPVSQGGADKAPELPAGSGPEPPAPGAFSPASPPSSPNDWPQERSPGGRLDSTSPRGPVPNTLPGLRHAPWQGLRDPPDSPDGSPLTPVPTQMPWLVASPEPPQSSPTPAFPLAASYDINGPPQPPLPEKRHLLGPGQQPGPWGPEQASPPARGASHHVTFAPLLPDNAPQPPEPPMQESQSNVKFVQDTSKFWYKPHLSRDQAITLLKDKDPGAFLIRDSHSFQGAYGLALKVATPPPSAQSWKGDPSEQLVRHFLIETGPKGVKIKGCPSEPYFGSLSALVSQHSISPLSLPCCLRIPSKDPLEEVPEAPVPSNMSTAADLLRQGAACSVLYLTSVETESLTGPQAVARASSAALSCSPRPAPAVVHFKVSAQGITLTDNQRKLFFRRHYPVNSITFSSTDPQDRRWTNSDGTTSKIFGFVAKKPGSPWENVCHLFAELDPDQPAGAIVTFITKVLLGQRK; translated from the exons CCTAGGAAAGCTGAGCCACATAGCTTCCGGGAAAAGGTCTTCCGGAAGAAACCACCAGTGTGTGCCGTGTGTAAGGCGGCCATCGATGGGACGGGCGTCTCATGCAGAG TCTGCAAGGTGGCAACACACAGAAAATGTGAAGCAAAG GTGACTTCGTCCTGTCAGGCTTTGCCTCCCGTGGAGCTG CGGAGAAACACCGCCCCTGTGAGGCGCATAGAGCACCTG GGATCCACCAAGTCTCTGAACCACTCAAAGCAGCGCAGCACTCTGCCCAG gagcTTCAGCCTGGACCCGCTCATGGAGCGCCGCTGGGACTTGGACCTCACCTACGTGACGGAGCGGATCCTGGCCGCCTCTTTCCCCGCGCGGCCCGACGAGCAGCGACACCGGGGCCACCTGCGCGAGCTGGCTCACGTGCTGCAATCCAAGCACCGTGACAAGTACCTG CTCTTCAACCTTTCAGAGAAAAGACATGACCTGACCCGCCTAAACCCGAAG GTCCAGGACTTTGGCTGGCCTGAGCTGCACGCACCCCCCCTAGACAAGCTGTGCTCCATTTGCAAAGCCATGGAGACCTGGCTCAGCGCTGACCCGCAGCACGTGGTCGTATTGTACTGCAAG GGGAGCAAGGGCAAGCTCGGTGTCATCGTCTCTGCCTACATGCACTACAGCAAGATCTCTGCAGG ggcagaccAGGCACTGGCGACCCTTACCATGCGGAAGTTTTGTGAAGACAAGGTTGCCGCAGAATTGCAGCCCTCCCAGCGCCG GTACATCACCTACTTCAGCGGTCTGCTGTCCGGGGCCATCCGCATGAACAGCAGCCCTCTCTTCCTGCACTATGTGCTGGTGCCCGTGCTGCCAGCCTTTGAACCTGGTGCAG GTTTCCAGCCCTTCCTCAAGATCTACCAATCCATGCAACTTGTCTACACATCAGGAGTCTA TCATGTTGCAGGCCCTGGTCCCCAGCAGCTTTGTATCAGCCTGGAGCCAGCCCTCCTCCTCAAAGGCGATGTCATG gtaaCATGCTATCACAAGGGTAGCCGAGGGACTGACCGGACCCTCGTATTCCGAGTCCAGTTCCACACATGCACCATCCATGGACCACGGCTCATCTTCTCCAAGGACCAGTTGGATGAGGCCTGGGCCG ACGAGAGGTTCCCCTTCCAAGCCTCGGTGGAGTTCGTcttctcctccagcccagagAAGATCAAAG GTAGCACCCCACGGAATGAGCCCTCCGTCTCTGTCGACTACAACACTGCAGAGCCCGCAGTGCGCTGGGACTCCTACGAGAACTTCAACCTGCACCATGAGGACAGTGCGGACG ACTCTGTCACCCACACCCGGGGGCCCCTGGATGGCAGTCCTTATGCCCAGGTGCAGCGAGCCCCCCGCCAGACCCCACCGGCTCCGTCTCCggagccacccccacccccgctgctTTCTGTCAGCAGCGATTCTGGCCATTCCTCCACACTGACCACGGAGCCGGCCGCCGAGTCCCCTGGCCGGCCACCTCCGACGGCTGCCGAGCGGCAGGAGCTCGAGCGCCTGCTGGGAGGCTGTGGAGTGGCCAGTGGGGGCCGGGGAGCTGGGCGCGAGACGGCCATCCTTGATGATGAAGACCAGCCCGCTGCGGGCGGAGGCCCCCACCTCGGAATATATTCGGGACACAGGCCTGGCCTCAGCCGCCACTGCTCCTGCCGCCAGGGCTACCGGGAACCCTGCGGGGTCCCCAATGGAGGCTACTACCGGCCAGAGGGGACCCTGGAGAGGCGGCGGCTGGCTTTCGGAGCCTATGAGGGGGCCCCTCAGGGCTATGCTGAGCCCTCCGTGGAGAAGAGGCGCCTCTGCCGCTCGCTGTCTGAGGGGCCGTACCCCTACCCGCCTGAGCTGGGGAAACCCGCCAATGGAGACTTTGGCTACCGCCCCCCAGGCTACCGGGAGGTGGTGATCCTGGAAGACCCAGGGCTGCCTACGCTGTGCTCGTGCCCCACCTGTGAGGAGAAGCTAGCACTGCCCACGGCAGCCCTCTATGGGCTGCGGCTggagagggaggctggagagggcTGGGCGAGTGAGGCTGGTAAGCCCCTCCTGCACCCGGTGCGACCCGGGCACCCGCTGCCCCTGCTGGTGCCTGCCTGCGGGCACCACCATACCCCGCTGCCTGACTACAGCTGCTTGAAGCCACCGAAGGCAGGCGAGGAAGGGCATGAGGGCTGCTCCTATGCCTTGTGCCCCGAGGGCAGGTATGGGCACCCAGGGTACCCTGCCCTGGTGACGTATGGCTATGGAGGCGCGGTTCCCAGTTGCTGCCCAGCATACGGCCGGGTGCCGCACAGCTGTGGGTCTCCAGGTGAGGGCAGAGGGTATCCCAGCCCTCGTGCCCACTCCCCCCGGGCTGGCTCCATCTCCCCTGGCAGCCCGCCCTACCCCCAGTCCAGGAAGCTGAGCTACGAGATCCCTGCAGAGGAAGGAGGGGACCGGTATCCGCTGCCTGGGCACCTGGCCCCAGCAGGACCCTTGGCATCTCCAG aGTCGCCGGAGCCTGTGTCCTGGAGAGAGGGTCCCAGCGGGCACAGCACCCTGCCCCGGTCCCCGCGAGATGCCCAGTGCAGCACCGCTTCCGAGCTGTCTGGTCCTTCCACACCGCTGCACACCAGCAGCCCCGTCCAGGGCAAGGAGAG CACCCGACGGCAGAACACCCGGTCCCCCACCTTGGCGCCCACTCAGAGACTGAGTCCCGCGGAGGCCTTGCCGCCTGTTTCCCAGGGAGGCGCTGATAAGGCTCCAGAGCTGCCTGCAGGAAGTGGGCCTGAGCCTCCAGCCCCTGGTGCCTtctccccagcctccccacccaGCTCTCCCAACGACTGGCCTCAGGAGAGGAGCCCGGGGGGCCGCTTGGACAGCACCAGTCCAAGGGGGCCTGTACCCAACACCCTGCCCGGCCTCCGTCACGCCCCCTGGCAGGGCCTGCGAGACCCCCCGGACAGCCCAGACGGGTCCCCCCTCACCCCTGTGCCTACTCAGATGCCCTGGCTTGTGGCCAGCCCAGAACCCCCTCAGAGCTCGCCCACACCTGCCTTTCCTCTGGCTGCATCTTACGACATCAAcggccccccccaacccccccttCCTGAGAAACGCCATCTGCTGGGGCCTGGGCAGCAGCCGGGACCCTGGGGCCCGGAGCAGGCATCACCACCAGCCAGAGGCGCTAGTCACCATGTCACTTTTGCACCTCTGCTCCCGGATAatgccccccaacccccag AGCCCCCGATGCAAGAGAGCCAGAGCAATGTCAAGTTTGTCCAGGACACATCCAAGTTCTGGTACAAGCCACACCTGTCCCGTGACCAAG CCATCACCCTGCTGAAGGACAAAGACCCTGGGGCCTTCCTGATCAGGGACAGTCATTCATTCCAAGGAGCCTATGGGCTGGCTCTCAAGGTGGCCACGCCCCCTCCCAGCGCCCAGTCCTGGAAAG GGGACCCCTCGGAACAGCTGGTCCGCCATTTTCTCATTGAGACTGGGCCCAAAGGGGTGAAGATCAAGGGCTGTCCCAGCGAGCCCTACTTTG GCAGCCTGTCAGCCCTGGTCTCCCAGCACTCCATCTCCCCGCTGTCCCTGCCCTGCTGCCTGCGCATTCCCAGCAAAG atcctctggaggaggtccCAGAGGCCCCAGTGCCCAGCAACATGAGTACAGCGGCAGACCTCCTGCGTCAAGGCGCCG CCTGCAGCGTGCTCTACCTGACCTCAGTGGAGACGGAGTCGCTGACGGGCCCCCAAGCAGTGGCACGGGCCAGCTCTGCAGCTCTGAGCTGCAGCCCCCGCCCCGCGCCAGCCGTTGTCCACTTCAAGGTCTCAGCCCAGGGCATCACACTCACAGACAACCAAAGGAA gctcttctttcgCCGCCATTATCCAGTGAACAGCATCACCTTCTCCAGCACTGACCCTCAGGACCGGAG ATGGACCAACTCCGACGGGACCACCTCCAA GATCTTTGGTTTCGTGGCCAAGAAGCCGGGAAGCCCTTGGGAGAATGTGTGCCACCTCTTCGCAGAGCTTGACCCGGATCAGCCTGCAGGCGCCATTGTCACCTTCATCACCAAAGTTTTACTGGGCCAGAGGAAATGA